In the Populus trichocarpa isolate Nisqually-1 chromosome 8, P.trichocarpa_v4.1, whole genome shotgun sequence genome, TAGTCGGAAGCACAGGGAAGCAAGTGAAAAATACATGGGAGTGTGAATTGGAAAATGAGACTGACTGATGAGACTTTGACCCCCCGCCCGGCGTAGCCCCTCCTTACTCGATGGGGTTGAGCCCCCACCTATCATATGGTAGTAGGTGGGAGtctaatttcaatatttttaatggaCTTTTAACCATGTTTTTATAATCTGGCCTGGTTGGCAGATTAATTCaagatttgattgatttaagGTTAGAGTCGagctgaatttaaaaaaaataataaaaataaaaaattttattgcaatccattaattatttatttttttaatcaaaacaatattattttgatttataaaaaaattaggtttgacccgggtgacccggtccaaactcatgacccgagCCTTGGACCGGGTCGACTACCAGGCCGAGTTTAAAAACTCCGCTTTTAAGCATAGTTGTAAAATTTGAATCTGTCTGGCAGGTAGACTCGAAATTTagttaatctaatatattaattaatcaaagttaaaaaataaaagaaagaatgttTTTGATCTAATTAAATTTGACTTGATGATATGGTTAATTCGGGTTAAATGTAGTCAAAACCTGGCTCTTAactcaatgatatttttttttaaaaaaaattgaccataaaatatcaatttggtatttattttttaaatttttgttcaaTCTAAACATATCCTTCTAATCCGTGATCCAACCATTATTCTTGTTACATCTCGGGTTGGATTTTACATCTATGCTTTTAGGCcatggatttgtttttgttggaaaaGAAATTTGTAATGCTATTAGTCAATATAACAATCATTATAGGaattaaaatgatgtaattATACTTTGAATTTGATATGGAATTATAAGGGTAACTTATTTAATTGTGTttgacataatttatttttgtgccCTTCTCTTCGAtttgtaaatttaatattatttgttcttttacAATACTTATTTCGGACTACAAGTAtaatattatctattttttttttataacattacttaatttaaatattaatttgatttatattaaaatttagtcacttattatttttaaatggctCACCCAAACAAATTTAGGCACTGAGGATAACCGACCCCACAATGGCTGAGCTACCAAAACAAGCATCCACATCTCCATTTCCACCACCTCGTCAGCAACCGCTTCACCAGAGCGATGCAGATGAGGATGATGACAACGTTAAGCAACTCAAACAATGCTCCTCTCTCTACCTATCCCTACAGGTATTATGTCCcactaaattaagaaaaaaggaaaggctCTAAAACCCTATACCCAGCAAGGGTATTTCTCAGTCACTGATttgaataaactttttatttttttttccttttgcttaTAATTTTCAGGATTGCCTTGTTAATTCCAATAGAAACTGGAAATCTTGCCAAAAGGGTATATGCTAACTTTATTTGTTGTTCGGGGTGGCATCGTTGCTCATGAACAAGTGCTGACACTCGTCCTGCTTGTTAAAATGTTTCACAGAAATTCAAGCTTTGAAGGCATGCAATGATAGGATGAAGAATGACAAGGGGAAGTGAAGATTCGTCACTCAGAAGCTCCAAAACCGTGACTAACTCTCGGCTCACAATAAACTCTCCCTTGACTTCAGCATTCATAACTCTCTGATTGGCAATTTTTGTAATACAATGGATTGCTTCAAACATTTGAGCTATTCAAGAATTTTGGAATGCTTCTCGTATTGGGATTCAATCCAAAAGAAATATAGCATTTGCTTCTCTTGGTTCACAGTGGTGTCATACAGTACTTTATTGTTTCCAATAAATAGGCAAGTAAGAGATGAGAAAATACTTGTGTTGTACAGCAGAAATAAATGGGCACTGGGAATTACGTGATAATTATTTGGACTCAATACTTTATCAGCTTGTAGGCTtgcaaaagaagagaagaaattgatagaagaaaaaacagttATGCTAATTAGCAAGTGTGTTTCTAGGATTGACTCTCTGCTGTTTCCTTTTTTATGCCACCAGTTAACATCTTAATTGGCTCATAAAGTCCTTGGCAATCAAAGTAATGCCTGCCCTTTCTTCTCTATTGAAGATGGTCATGGTGGACAATCTTCATGTTCATTTCGGTATGGTTGTCCAATCCTAGCCCCACATACGCAATTGAGaatcattgtttttcttaaaaaatctctctctctctctctctgagaaATCATCATAATCTGAGGCATTTTGGTGACTGTCAAAAACTGCTCTGAGTCTTTAGAAACCATGATTTCTGAGACGGACATAACCATTTGTAGAATAAAAACCCTTAGCTTGGAAGGGATGCGTAGGCAATTCCATCTCATTGCCCGAATGCCCAGGAAAAAgtagattattttgatggaaAAAATGGAGATCCTTTTAAAAAGCCTTGTATCTTGAAATTTATTCACCAAGTTCCTAATAAAATAGGACGCCACATTATGTTCTTTTACACAACAACCCCTCAGAGGAAGGGCCAAACAAGGGTGACAATAGATATAAGAAATGGAGGCTAGGGCTGGGATTTGATTTCACATATTTTTGTGTGCTTAGACTGGTTTTGGTGGCAGGCAAAGGGGCTGGGTTTACACTGGAAAATGAAAGCCTTTATTAATTAACTCCAGAGAGGAGATCACTGAGAAGAAACAAACTTGATAGAGATGCTGTTGACACAATGGCGTTCGTCTGTTGGAGTCTTGTGACCCTCGCCCTTGAATACATGACCCAGATGCCCCCCACAAGCTGCGCATGTGATCTCAGTTCTCCTCCCATCAGGGTCCGGCTGAAactcaaaagaagaagaagaagaagaagaagaagttacaGATCGATTTATCGCAGCAGCAAGACCTTCATAGAAAGCAggccgaagaagaagaagaacttaCAGATCGATTTATCGCAGCAGGAAGACCTTCATAGAAAGCAGGCCAGCCACAGCCAGAGTTGAATTTGGTGGTGGATTTGTAAAGAGGTGTCCCACAACCAGCACAATTGAAAACTCCTTGCTCAAAAAACTTATCATATTCTCCACTGAATTTCGGCCTGCATGTTTGTGTTTAGATTTATATGTCATCAGATCAAAATCACTTGAAGGTAATATGATGAGAAGAGAAAGGAGGAGAGGATCCATGACTCACTCTGTTCCCTTGTCACGAAGGATGTGAAACTGCTCGGGGGAGAGAACAGCCCTCCATTCTTCCTCGGTTTTCTGCACCGAACCTCCTCCTGCCATCACTGTTTTTTATTCCTATAATGGAGCTAATGCAGAAAAATATGCGGTTATGACTGTATATATCCTATCCTAGCTTGTATCAAAGtagtattttaagaaaataatcaaaagtaaatatttttaattatttttaataaaacttaaaaacaagaatcaagagaatatatatataaattatcaataatattttcttccATTATTTCTGGAGCAGCTAGTGGTGGGTGGGTGGTCCTGGAATGTACAAAGACTGAATATAGaaccaaattcatttttattgtaaaGCCATTCATTGCATCTTTGTACTCGTCATGGGCTTGGGTTTGGACCCCCGTACAATTTTGCTCTCAGCTACTCTCGTCCTACTGCAACTCCTCCTCACCAATCTGTTGGGAATTGCAGCtggtaaaatgaaatagaagtgCAGGGAAGTTGAACATGTGAAAGGCTTGTTCATTGTCTAATCTGTATATGAGCTTATGCTTAGCAAAGCAAGCCTCACTAACGAATCGAAACACCAGAGATTTCCTCAACTTTCCGAGATCtaattgttattttgaaaatgatcgaagaaaaaaacatgcgTATACACTTCAAAACTGCTAACTGAAGTATGTTCTGCAGTCCTGGTTGCATGTTTACCTCATAAGGGATCGATCATCTTCCACCATTTGCTCTACCAGGAGCTTCCAAACTATCATGTGGAATCTTTTTGGAAGGAAAGGCAATCACTAACATTAGCAATGCAATTCATGCAGAAAAGTTGAATAATTGGCAGCACTAATTCACATCTTCAAATGCTTGATGCGTACCAAACACCCCCAGATGATTTCTGCAGGCTGAGTCGTTTCCTTAAAATGTCAGAGATGTTGGGGATTTTGACCGGTGATGTACTGATAACTGCCCATTgaaggctaagcacactgacacaatatttaacgtggttcggcaaatcacCTACATCCACGGAAGAAGCCATTtgattatatagggagagaacaagatttacaacaatagaggaggaggaatcttCCACTCTTTAacaactctcaacctcactctatttctctatTCTCAGTGCTGtaatggcagctactgctggtCCTAtatttctcacatctttggctgcactctctctctcattttgctctcaaaTAATGCCTTTATTTATAGGCAATTCATGGCAGACAAGAGGTCATAAATTATGGCACAAATGGTGGCAGCACATGAGTTGCACCATTTTGTCAATGGTTGGTGCAATTACCATTGTAGCCTTTTGACAATGGCAACCCTCTTTCTTAGGGTAGGCTGCAAATGTTCTATGAttgctgcacattaatggcaacaattctaacaatcaccccctttgccattcatgtgggcaattgtcctcttgctttTTCAGCACATGCTTGCATCCTGCaactcttccaagcttaccattctgagagcgtctGTGACCAAGTTTACAGGTActcgccaaacctttcaatcaccagagtcaccaaagcacCCCTTTGCTCACTCCAAAGGATCACTTCAACCAGATGGTCTCCCAcatcacatctgaagagtgttaacgcttaTCTTTGAGACataacattccccttcgagcgtattaACCATGCTCGGTCtggaatgatttttcaagcctcacaccaaggcttacaacaccccctcaaacgaaaATTTCTATTTCCAAGTGCAAtagtcatta is a window encoding:
- the LOC7469099 gene encoding uncharacterized protein LOC7469099; translation: MAELPKQASTSPFPPPRQQPLHQSDADEDDDNVKQLKQCSSLYLSLQDCLVNSNRNWKSCQKEIQALKACNDRMKNDKGK
- the LOC7454233 gene encoding peptide methionine sulfoxide reductase B5; this translates as MAGGGSVQKTEEEWRAVLSPEQFHILRDKGTEPKFSGEYDKFFEQGVFNCAGCGTPLYKSTTKFNSGCGWPAFYEGLPAAINRSPDPDGRRTEITCAACGGHLGHVFKGEGHKTPTDERHCVNSISIKFVSSQ